In Tachyglossus aculeatus isolate mTacAcu1 chromosome X4, mTacAcu1.pri, whole genome shotgun sequence, the DNA window ttagGCTTATGGAGAGAAACCTGACCACTTAGCTATTGTGACAAGAAAAGGGTGATGCGAAAGTGTTCATGTATCAAAACACTCACAGCTGTTTCATCAGGGAAGTTTCACTGTTTTCCCCCAAATAAACCAAGGGTGTAGACTGAGCAAAAGCTATCTCTGAATGGTTGATGGGTGAGAGGTGAGAGTGCCCTATGAGAATAGAGGGGTCAGGATTGGGTGTGTCCAACTTCTGGCAATCTCATGCCAGGAACAGATGTCACTTGAAAAACAGTACCAGAATGGAACCCGTTTTGTACATGTTCCATTTAGAATGTGATTTCAATTTAAAAGTCTCATACACCAGGATAAAGCCTCACTTCAGAAATTTGAGAGCAATTTCTCATCTTACAacaatgttttgttctgttgtctgtttccctcttctagactgtagcccgttgttgggtagggactgtctctatatgttgccgacttgcactccccaagcgcttaagtgctctgcacacagtaagcactcattaaatgattgaatgaatgaataataattattgctatcaataataatggaaacatttggtaaacactttgtgccaagcattcattcattcaactgtatttgagtgcttactgtgtgcaaagcaccacatttactgtgtgctgagaactgtactactactactattaaggtATTGgtttagttcttactatgtgactggcactgttctaagccctggggtggtaataataatagtaataatggcatttattaagtgcttactatgtgcaaagcactgttctaaacgctggggagattacaaggtcatcaggttgtcccacagggggctcagtcttcatccccattttacagatgaggtaactgaggcacagagaagttaagtgacttgcccaaagtcacacagctgacaattggcagagctgagagatacaaggtaatcagtttgaacacattgggctcacagacttaatcccccccTTGACAGTGCaggtaaccgaggaccagagaagcgaagtgacttgcccaaggtcacacagcagacaggtggcgggggccgcattagaacccaggcccttctgactctatcccccAGGTAATTTCCaactggagggggcgggggcacaTGCAGTAAATAGATGGTTAAACTCCCAAGACCTCTAAAATCACTCTACCGGTATTTTTAAAGTGTTCTCCAAACTGgcgcagtggaaggagcccgggctttggagtcagaggtcatgggttcaaatcccgactccgccaaattgtcagctgtgtgaccctgggcaagtcacttaacttctccgtgcctcagttccctcatctggaaaatggggatgaagactgagacccctccgtgggacaacctgatcaccttgtaacctccgcagcgcttagagcagtgctttgcacatagtaagcgcttaataaatgccattattattattattgttattattattttcagagagAGGTAAAATCAAGCGCACAACCACCAGTGCCCCTCCGCCCCCGCGTGACTGCTTAGTTAAGGCTGACGGGTCCTTCGCGCCTGCGCCGCGGCTGGCCCGCCCGCTAAGGTAGTAAGTACGCAGGCGTCGGTGGCGCCGGTTGGTGATGGGCGTCATCTGAGTGCGCCTTCCTCGCAAGGTCGCCGGGCGTTGGGCAGGAGTTCGAGGCGAAGGGGCGGCATGGCGGGCTACACCGCGGACGAGAAGCAGCGGCTGGAGCAGTTGCGGGCCCTGCGAAGGAAATGGCTGAAAgatcaggagctgagcttccgCGAGCCCGTCCTGCCCCCGGAGAAGCTCTCGCCCTTGGGGAGGTTCTGGAAGAACTTCCTCCAGCCCCAAACCCTCCCGAGGATTTACGTGAGTGAGGCTGCCTCTCCTCAAAGCCCCCAAGCTCCTGTTCCACTTTCCCACGTTCTTCCTTGCCTCCCCTTTTGACCCTGCTTTATACatctgctcttccccacccccctccaattTCATACCCCCCGTTATGTTTCCCCCGCCCCATAAATCGTGTAGAACTCCTTGCTGCAgcgtgtgctaagcatttggtggtgatgataataataatactgatggtggtatttgttaagcgcttactaagtgccaaacactgtagagagacaaggttgtcccaggtggggctcagagtcttcatcccccattttccagatgaggtaaccgaggcacagagaagttaagcgacttgcccagagtcacacggtaACCTCGAGACAGCCACCACCCTTCATGCCCCTTTGCAGTGTGCATATTTCTTCCAGTGAATTTATAGTATTAATAAAGTGGGGAGGGTGTATATAAAGTCCTTCGGGATTAGAGTGGGGGGGCTTCTATATATTGCAGTCTTTGTCTTCGGTTGTCTGCTTTGCAGTACCTGGTACAATGCTTGATaaacattgatgatgattggtgtGGTGTTGGCATATTAGGGACTCCTTTTCAGCTTCTaacacttaattttttttttttcccagacctATAAGGCATACAAAGGTGGTGTCTTTTTTCTAACTCATATTCTTGTACCGCTCTGGATTACCCACTATTATCTCAAATACCATGTGCAAGTAAGTACTGCAGTTGACTATTTTTGTTCAGTTATGTGCATTTTTAAGAAGAAAAGCAGAGTTGAATTAATGATTGGCAACCAAAATAATGTCACACACATACcagtttatttaagtgcttactatgtgccaggcattgtactaagtgctggggtagatacaagctaatcaggctggacacagtccaactcatggggctcactgtcttaatccctgttttgcagaggaggtaacaggcacagagaagttaagtgacctgctcaaggccacacagcagacaagtggcagagcagggattagaacccaggtccttctgactcgcaggcccgttttctgtactaggccacactgtttggcTAAAAAggctttttgttgttatttttaagaCCATTTAATTGTCCCTGGTGATCTTTTCCCCAAGGAGCATTTGCTCAGTATACTGTGGGTTACTGGATATGAACAACTCTTTAACAGTTGGTGGTAAAAGCAAGGagaggagatatatatatatttgggtaAACAGCCAATAGACACAGTATTGTAAGGCTCAGCCTGAGATTAAGTTTCtggctttccctctagactgtaaactcactgtgggcagggaatgtgttatattgtactctcccaagcactttagtacagtgctttgcacacaataagcgatcaataaatatgattggttgcaaAGAGGTGATCCAGACCCTGTATGGTGGTCATTCTCCCCCAACAAACCATCTAGTCTCCACAGtgccgacttcattcattcaatcgtatttattgagcacttactgtgtgcagagcactgcactaagcgcttgggaagtacaagttggcaacatagcaattGGTGAACTTCACTTCTGTTTATCTAAATTGGGAAGCAAGTGTGGGGCAAAATAAGTCTTGCCTATTGTGTGGAAGGCTCTGAAGCTCCTAATATTTAATAATCCAGAGCGTACTTTTTGATGAATTTTATATCCATCTTTAATCATGCTCCTCTTTATAGTCATTAGTGAAAGCAAGGGGTCAGTCATAAAGGGGAAACAGAaactttttccccctctgcataAATGCGTATAAAAGGCCTGATTATTAAGCCTTTGCAGCATTGGGGGAGGCAAAAGGTCATCAAATTTTTCCATCTTGTGCACAAAAACACTTTATTTTGCAGCACCTGTCATATTGTTTGCATCAGTGGTGACTTAGATTGTTTCTCAAAGTCTGAGATCTGGGGTTTTTGTTTTTAGTTGTTTTACCTTGTTCTTACAACATCTTGTAGGGCACTATGATCAGATGGGAGTTATCAAATTACAGTTCTTGGTGATTTCCATTACTTGCTTTAGTTTAAGAAACCCTAAACTCTCTTCCATTGCAGACAAGACCATATGGCATCGTTGAAAGGAAGCCCAGAATATTCCCAGTGAGTCGATAAATTCATTTTACATTTTTCTCCTCTGTTCTCTGGCTATTTAACTttgacttattttattttactgcAAGCTCAGGACATGTCTCATGTAATGCAGGATTAACCTTCTGGAAAGGAATAAAGGTTTAAGTGGATGTCGGAAGCCATTGGCTCTTGGCCCTAACCCTAGAATCCCATATAGGTTAGAAATTGGGAAAATGTCGTTCTGTGACTCTACCCAGTACAAGATCCTAGCATGCCCAACACCAGCTTTTATATGACTGAGGTGCTGCCGAGCCAAAGAGAAACCGAAAATGGTCTGATACTTT includes these proteins:
- the NDUFB6 gene encoding NADH dehydrogenase [ubiquinone] 1 beta subcomplex subunit 6, with amino-acid sequence MAGYTADEKQRLEQLRALRRKWLKDQELSFREPVLPPEKLSPLGRFWKNFLQPQTLPRIYTYKAYKGGVFFLTHILVPLWITHYYLKYHVQTRPYGIVERKPRIFPGDTIMETGEVVPPMREFSSEHH